The following coding sequences lie in one Leptotrichia hongkongensis genomic window:
- a CDS encoding capsular biosynthesis protein, which produces MKIIIPMTGYGSRFVAAGYKDLKPFIKVQGKPMIEWIIKGMYPNEKNFLFVCRKEHLDKDPEMRKRLLELAPEGEIFEVDNWVKKGPVYDVLRASEKIDNNEQCIINYCDFYMSWDFEKFKHEVTSRGSEGAVPCYTGFHPNLLPEKNYYASCLTDENNNLIEIREKYSFQEDKQKAKHSPGVYYFKTGEILKKYCQKLVESKDQAINGEFYASLPYNFMVKDGLKVWVPTNVNKFCQWGTPEDLKEYLFWTETVKGMVK; this is translated from the coding sequence ATGAAAATAATAATACCAATGACAGGATACGGTTCAAGATTTGTAGCTGCTGGATATAAGGATTTAAAACCATTTATAAAAGTTCAAGGAAAACCAATGATAGAATGGATTATAAAAGGAATGTATCCAAATGAAAAAAATTTTTTATTTGTTTGTAGAAAAGAACATTTAGATAAAGATCCAGAGATGAGAAAAAGACTTCTAGAGTTAGCACCTGAAGGAGAGATTTTTGAAGTGGATAATTGGGTAAAAAAAGGCCCTGTATATGATGTATTACGAGCATCAGAGAAAATAGACAATAATGAACAATGTATAATAAATTATTGTGATTTTTATATGTCTTGGGATTTTGAAAAATTTAAGCACGAAGTAACAAGTAGAGGGAGTGAAGGTGCAGTTCCTTGTTATACAGGATTTCATCCTAATTTATTACCTGAAAAGAATTATTATGCATCATGTTTGACGGATGAAAATAATAATTTGATAGAAATTAGAGAAAAATATTCTTTTCAAGAGGATAAGCAGAAAGCTAAACACTCTCCTGGGGTTTATTATTTTAAAACAGGAGAAATATTAAAAAAATATTGTCAAAAATTGGTTGAAAGTAAAGATCAGGCTATAAATGGAGAATTTTACGCAAGTCTTCCATATAACTTTATGGTAAAGGATGGTTTAAAAGTTTGGGTTCCTACAAATGTAAACAAATTTTGTCAATGGGGAACCCCTGAAGATTTAAAAGAATATCTTTTTTGGACTGAAACTGTGAAAGGAATGGTGAAATAA
- a CDS encoding nucleotidyltransferase, with amino-acid sequence MKILIPMAGEGKRFSDAGYKLSKPVIPTIDRRTGKEYPMVVCATLDLPGLETNGNNLIYVDRDFHKKDGIEEKIKEFFPKANFITVDKLTEGQACTCLLAKEKINNNEELLIAGCDNGMIINQNKFEKMKKECDALVFTYRNNEAVLKNPNAYGWVKVNDKDEITGLSIKKAISDTPMNDHAIVATFWFKEGSIFVKSAEKMIQENDRINNEFYVDSVISHLLDLGYSAKVFEIDRYIGWGTPKDYEEYQNTIKYWKEFVKEDKNYLGD; translated from the coding sequence ATGAAAATATTAATCCCGATGGCAGGAGAAGGAAAAAGATTTTCAGATGCAGGATATAAATTAAGTAAACCTGTTATCCCCACAATAGACAGAAGAACTGGGAAAGAATATCCTATGGTAGTTTGTGCTACATTGGATTTGCCTGGATTAGAAACTAATGGAAATAATCTCATATATGTAGATAGGGATTTTCATAAAAAAGATGGCATTGAAGAAAAAATAAAAGAATTTTTCCCTAAAGCAAATTTTATAACAGTAGATAAATTAACAGAAGGACAGGCATGTACCTGCCTGTTGGCAAAAGAAAAAATAAATAATAATGAAGAGTTGCTAATCGCTGGTTGTGACAACGGAATGATTATTAATCAGAATAAATTTGAAAAAATGAAAAAAGAATGCGATGCATTGGTTTTTACATATAGAAATAACGAAGCGGTTTTAAAAAATCCAAATGCTTATGGGTGGGTTAAAGTAAATGATAAAGATGAAATAACAGGATTGTCAATAAAAAAAGCTATATCAGATACTCCAATGAATGATCACGCAATAGTGGCAACTTTTTGGTTTAAAGAAGGAAGTATATTTGTGAAAAGTGCTGAAAAAATGATACAGGAAAATGACAGAATAAACAATGAATTTTATGTTGATAGCGTAATTTCACACTTATTAGATTTAGGGTATAGTGCAAAAGTTTTTGAAATAGATAGATATATTGGTTGGGGAACTCCGAAAGATTATGAAGAATACCAGAATACAATAAAATATTGGAAAGAGTTTGTAAAAGAGGATAAAAATTACTTGGGAGACTAA